In one window of Harpia harpyja isolate bHarHar1 chromosome 11, bHarHar1 primary haplotype, whole genome shotgun sequence DNA:
- the MCOLN3 gene encoding mucolipin-3, whose product MENPEVAVSSHSAHNDENLCSYTRHLSVSQEGLLEDQLRRKLKFFFMNPCEKFWARGRKPWKLGIQLLKIAMVTVQLVVFGLSNQMVVAFKEENTVAFKHLFLKGYMDRMDDTYAVYTQTDVYDQIFFAINQYLQLPNISVGNHAYEKRGAEETALAVCQQFYKRGTICPGNDTFDIDPEIVTDCLYIEPTMPLDNTTVGKHNLNFTLDFHRLVTVQLMFNLKAINLQTVRHHELPDCYDFTLTIVFDNKAHSGRIKISLDNDIAIRECKDWHVSGSIQKNTHYMMIFDAFVILTCLASLILCTRSVIKGIHLQREFVSFFLYYYKKEVSFSDQMEFVNGWYILIMVSDVLTIVGSTLKMEIQAKSLTSYDVCSILLGTSTMLVWLGVIRYLGFFQKYNLLILTLRAALPNVMRFCCCAAMIYLGYCFCGWIVLGPYHVKFRSLNMVSECLFSLINGDDMFATFAKMQQKSYLVWLFSRIYLYSFISLFIYMVLSLFIALITDTYETVKHYQQDGFPETELQRFISQCKDLPNSGRYRLEEESSASLFCCCNGCSEHI is encoded by the exons atggaaaatccTGAAGTGGCTGTGAGCAGCCACAGTGCTCACAATGATGAAAATCTTTGCAGCTACACACGACACCTGTCAGTATCACAGGAGGGGCTTTTGGAAGACCAGCTTAGAAGGAAGTTAAAATTCTTCTTCATGAACCCATGTGAGAAATTCTGGGCCCGGGGCAGGAAACCTTGGAAACTTGGGATTCAGCTACTCAAAATAGCAATGGTTACTGTTCAG CTGGTGGTTTTTGGATTGAGCAATCAAATGGTGGTTGCCTTCAAAGAAGAGAACACTGTTGCATTCAAACATCTCTTCTTGAAAGGATACATGGACAGAATGGATGATACCTATGCTGTATATACACAAACAGATGTCTATGACCAGATATTCTTTGCAATAAACCAG TACTTACAGCTGCCCAACATCTCTGTTGGAAACCATGCTTATGAGAAGAGGGGagcagaagaaacagctctgGCTGTGTGTCAGCAGTTCTACAAGCGAGGAACCATCTGTCCTGGAAATGACACCTTTGATATAGACCCAGAGATTGTGACTG ACTGCTTGTACATTGAGCCAACGATGCCGTTAGACAACACAACAGTGGGAAAGCACAATTTGAATTTCACTCTGGATTTCCACAG ACTGGTGACGGTGCAGCTCATGTTCAATCTGAAGGCAATCAACCTCCAGACCGTTCGTCACCACGAGCTCCCTGACTGTTATGATTTCACTCTGACG ATAGTGTTTGATAATAAAGCACATAgtggaagaattaaaataagtCTAGACAACGACATAGCGATCAGGGAATGTAAAGACTGGCATGTTTCTGGATCAA TACAGAAGAATACTCATTACATGATGATCTTTGATGCTTTTGTTATATTGACTTGTCTGGCCTCATTGATCCTTTGCACACGATCAGTGATTAAAGGAATTCATCTCCAAAGG GAATTTGTAAGCTTTTTCCTATATTATTATAAGAAAGAAGTATCTTTCAGTGATCAAATGGAATTTGTCAACGGATGGTACATCCTGATTATGGTTAGCGATGTCTTAACTATTGTTGGATCAACTCTAAAGATGGAGATACAAGCCAAG AGTCTGACAAGTTATGATGTCTGTAGCATACTCCTAGGAACATCCACTATGCTTGTGTGGCTTGGAGTCATTCGCTACCTAGGTTTCTTTCAGAAGTATAAT CTTCTCATCCTAACACTGCGAGCAGCATTACCCAATGTAATGAGGTTCTGCTGTTGCGCTGCTATGATCTACCTGGGCTATTGCTTCTGTGGATGGATTGTACTGGGACCATACCATGTGAAG TTTCGCTCTCTGAACATGGTTTCCGAATGCCTTTTTTCATTGATCAATGGAGATGACATGTTTGCCACCTTtgcaaaaatgcagcagaaaagctaCTTGGTTTGGTTATTCAGTAGGATCTACCTCTACTCCTTCATCAGTCTGTTCATCTATATGGTGCTGAGTCTCTTCATTGCACTCATTACAGATACGTATGAAACTGTCAAG CACTACCAGCAAGATGGCTTTCCGGAGACAGAACTTCAGAGATTTATATCACAGTGCAAAGACTTACCAAACTCTGGCAGGTACAGGTTAGAGGAGGAGAGTTCTGCatctcttttctgttgttgtaATG GTTGTAGCGAACATATTTAA